A single genomic interval of Cyprinus carpio isolate SPL01 chromosome B24, ASM1834038v1, whole genome shotgun sequence harbors:
- the inhbaa gene encoding inhibin subunit beta Aa — translation MSPLPVLSGIFLLLIQTCSLSAMVTKGSLATSEQAATDCPSCALARLRKSEGEDEGAQQDVVEAVKRHILNMLHLQERPNITHPVPRAALLNAIRKVHVGRVAKDGSVLIEEEASSRQDSEQAEQMEIITFAEAGQAPGFVNFLISKEGGEMSLVEQADVWLFLRLPKGNRTRANVTIRLLLQQSMGEKVLAEKSVDTRRSGWHTFPISASVQALLQHGGSTLSLRVSCPLCADARATPVLVTPGGGEREQSHRPFLMAVLRQMDDLSQRRRRKRGLECDGKVRVCCKRQFYVNFKDIGWNDWIIAPSGYHANYCEGDCPSHVASITGNSLSFHSTVINHYRMRGYSPFTNIKSCCVPTRLRAMSMLYYNEEQKIVKKDIQNMIVEECGCS, via the exons ATGTCCCCTCTCCCTGTTCTGAGCGGGATCTTCCTGCTGCTCATCCAGACCTGCTCCCTCAGTGCCATGGTCACCAAAGGGAGCCTGGCAACGTCTGAACAGGCAGCCACGGACTGTCCCTCATGTGCCCTGGCGCGGCTTCGAAAAAGTGAGGGTGAGGACGAGGGAGCCCAGCAAGATGTGGTCGAGGCGGTGAAGAGACACATACTTAACATGCTGCACCTGCAAGAGCGCCCCAACATCACGCACCCGGTGCCTCGAGCTGCTCTCCTCAATGCCATTCGCAAGGTACACGTGGGACGGGTGGCCAAGGATGGCAGTGTTCTGATTGAGGAAGAGGCCAGCAGCCGTCAGGACAGCGAACAGGCAGAACAGATGGAGATCATCACGTTTGCTGAAGCCG GTCAAGCTCCAGGGTTTGTCAACTTTCTCATCTCCAAGGAAGGCGGTGAGATGTCTCTAGTGGAACAAGCCGATGTCTGGCTCTTTCTTCGACTGCCAAAGGGCAATCGCACCCGAGCTAACGTCACCATCCGGCTGCTCCTGCAGCAAAGTATGGGGGAGAAGGTTCTGGCAGAGAAATCTGTGGACACACGGCGTAGCGGCTGGCATACGTTTCCCATTTCGGCCAGCGTGCAGGCGTTGTTACAGCACGGGGGAAGCACGCTGAGTCTACGTGTCTCCTGCCCATTGTGTGCCGATGCTCGAGCTACACCGGTGCTCGTGACTCCAGGAGGCGGTGAGCGTGAGCAATCCCACCGGCCATTCCTCATGGCCGTGCTGCGACAGATGGACGATCTGTCCCAAAGGAGACGTCGCAAAAGAGGGCTGGAGTGCGACGGCAAGGTACGCGTCTGCTGCAAACGGCAATTTTACGTAAACTTCAAAGACATCGGCTGGAACGACTGGATCATCGCTCCCTCGGGGTATCACGCCAACTACTGTGAGGGTGACTGTCCCAGCCATGTAGCCAGCATCACCGGAAACTCGCTGTCCTTCCACTCCACGGTCATCAACCACTACCGCATGCGAGGGTACAGTCCCTTCACCAACATCAAGTCCTGTTGCGTGCCGACTCGTCTGCGGGCCATGTCCATGCTCTACTACAACGAGGAGCAGAAAATCGTCAAAAAGGACATCCAGAACATGATTGTAGAAGAATGCGGCTGCTCATAA